In one window of Vibrio sp. JC009 DNA:
- the rseB gene encoding sigma-E factor regulatory protein RseB: MKKFLISALTLFSLIQPQASAEEISAEALLHQMNQASQSLNYELSYILIKKNSIEPIRYRHASNNEQSLAHLLYLSGPVREVIRRGEEISYIEPGIEPFSIKSDNMVAPLIPLIDSDITEISEYYDFVTMGRARETGSATQVIRIVPKDGQRYSYVMWIDEKSHLPMRADLVDRDGEVLEQYRVISYAVNDKIGEVMAGLNDARLPSVISLPKQKPASSFWKVEWIPDGFKPHQMNRYKMLTTEKVVESQMYSDGLFSFSVYIAEKDDASLKGQLVRQGRRTLHSFVKENKEITVVGDIPPATAKQIAASVTFLPKTTEQQ, encoded by the coding sequence ATGAAGAAATTTCTGATCAGTGCACTGACACTGTTCAGTTTGATCCAGCCACAAGCCTCAGCAGAGGAGATCTCAGCTGAGGCTTTGTTGCATCAAATGAATCAGGCCAGTCAGAGCCTAAATTATGAGCTGTCTTATATTCTGATAAAGAAAAACAGCATAGAACCAATAAGATACCGTCACGCAAGCAACAATGAACAAAGCCTGGCTCATCTGCTTTATCTGAGCGGACCCGTTCGGGAAGTCATCCGTCGTGGTGAAGAAATCAGCTACATCGAACCGGGTATCGAACCTTTCTCCATCAAGTCCGACAATATGGTCGCTCCGCTCATTCCTCTTATCGACAGTGATATCACGGAAATAAGTGAGTACTACGACTTTGTCACCATGGGAAGGGCAAGGGAAACCGGCTCAGCCACACAGGTTATCCGCATAGTGCCTAAAGACGGGCAGAGATATTCCTATGTGATGTGGATTGACGAGAAGAGTCATCTTCCCATGCGGGCCGATTTGGTTGACAGAGACGGAGAGGTGCTTGAACAGTACAGAGTTATCTCTTATGCGGTAAATGACAAAATCGGTGAGGTCATGGCCGGACTGAACGATGCCCGCCTGCCTTCGGTGATCAGCCTTCCTAAGCAGAAACCGGCCTCGTCATTCTGGAAGGTTGAATGGATTCCGGACGGCTTTAAGCCACACCAGATGAACCGCTACAAAATGCTGACAACGGAAAAGGTTGTTGAAAGCCAGATGTACAGTGATGGTTTGTTCAGCTTCTCGGTCTATATTGCTGAAAAAGATGATGCTTCCCTGAAGGGCCAGCTTGTCCGCCAGGGCAGAAGAACCCTGCACAGCTTTGTTAAAGAGAACAAAGAGATCACCGTTGTTGGTGACATTCCGCCTGCAACGGCCAAGCAGATCGCTGCTTCAGTAACATTCCTGCCGAAGACAACGGAGCAGCAGTAG
- a CDS encoding SoxR reducing system RseC family protein produces MITALATVVSVEATDEGNRLELSCEQQTSCSHCSSRSSCGTGIVSKAVGNKSHRWVLTTSKSVKAGQTVEIGLSERNLVQYASVVYLLPIFALILGAAIAELYLAPMLSMGEGLIIGVAILFMSAGILLAKQIAKSLQAKSQQSVSLIRVLGETLETGIN; encoded by the coding sequence ATGATTACCGCGTTAGCTACGGTTGTTTCCGTTGAAGCAACCGATGAGGGAAACCGGCTGGAGCTGAGCTGCGAGCAGCAGACCAGTTGCAGCCACTGCTCATCCAGAAGCAGTTGCGGAACCGGAATCGTTTCTAAAGCTGTCGGCAACAAATCACACCGCTGGGTACTGACCACTTCCAAATCTGTCAAAGCCGGGCAAACGGTGGAGATAGGACTGTCAGAGCGTAATCTTGTCCAGTATGCCTCTGTTGTTTACCTGCTTCCTATATTTGCCCTTATCCTTGGCGCGGCTATTGCTGAGCTGTATCTGGCACCTATGCTAAGTATGGGAGAAGGCTTAATAATCGGAGTGGCGATTCTGTTTATGTCTGCAGGTATTTTGCTTGCGAAACAGATAGCTAAAAGTCTTCAGGCCAAGTCTCAGCAGTCGGTTTCTCTTATCAGAGTACTGGGAGAAACGCTGGAAACCGGTATAAATTGA
- the lepA gene encoding translation elongation factor 4: MKHIRNFSIIAHIDHGKSTLSDRLIQVCGGLSEREMDAQVLDSMDLERERGITIKAQSVTLDYKAKDGETYQLNFIDTPGHVDFSYEVSRSLAACEGALLVVDAGQGVEAQTLANCYTAIEMDLEVVPILNKIDLPAADPERVSEEIEEIVGIDALEATRCSAKTGLGVDDVLENIVTAIPAPEGDPDAPLQALIIDSWFDNYLGVVSLVRIKNGVLKKNDKIKVMSTDQVWGVDRLGIFTPKQVDTTELKTGEVGWVVCGIKDILGAPVGDTLTLAKHGCEKALPGFQKVKPQVYAGLFPVSSDDYESFRDALGKLSLNDASLFYEPENSAALGFGFRCGFLGMLHMEIIQERLEREYDLDLITTAPTVVYEVEQTNGEILYVDSPAKLPAVNDLLEIREPIARCNILVPSEYLGNVITLCVEKRGVQVDMVYHGNQVAVTYDIPMAEVVLDFFDRVKSTSRGYASLDYNFQRFEASNMVRVDVLLNGDTVDALAIITHKDQAQSRGRLLVEKMKEFIPRQMFDIAIQAAIGNHIIARSTVKQLRKNVIAKCYGGDVSRKKKLLKKQKEGKKRMKQIGNVELPQEAFLAILHVGKD; the protein is encoded by the coding sequence ATGAAGCACATTCGTAACTTTTCGATTATCGCCCACATTGACCATGGTAAGTCGACCCTTTCAGACCGCTTAATCCAGGTATGTGGTGGATTAAGTGAGCGTGAAATGGACGCTCAGGTTCTGGATTCAATGGATCTGGAACGTGAACGTGGTATTACCATCAAAGCACAGAGTGTGACTCTCGACTATAAAGCAAAAGATGGTGAAACCTACCAGCTTAACTTTATCGATACACCGGGACACGTTGACTTCTCCTATGAAGTTTCACGCTCACTGGCTGCCTGTGAAGGTGCACTGCTGGTGGTGGATGCCGGTCAGGGTGTAGAAGCTCAGACTCTGGCTAACTGTTACACGGCGATCGAAATGGATCTGGAAGTGGTGCCGATTCTGAACAAGATCGACCTGCCAGCCGCCGACCCTGAACGCGTATCCGAAGAGATCGAAGAGATCGTTGGTATCGATGCGCTGGAAGCAACCCGCTGTTCAGCGAAGACTGGCCTGGGTGTTGACGATGTTCTGGAAAATATCGTAACAGCAATTCCTGCTCCGGAAGGCGATCCTGACGCTCCGCTTCAGGCGCTTATTATCGATTCATGGTTTGATAACTACCTTGGTGTTGTATCCCTTGTTCGTATTAAGAACGGTGTTCTGAAGAAGAACGACAAGATCAAGGTAATGAGTACCGATCAGGTTTGGGGTGTAGACCGTCTGGGTATCTTCACACCTAAGCAGGTCGACACCACTGAACTGAAAACCGGCGAAGTAGGCTGGGTGGTTTGTGGTATTAAAGATATTCTGGGTGCGCCGGTAGGTGATACCCTGACTCTGGCTAAACACGGTTGTGAAAAAGCACTGCCTGGTTTCCAGAAAGTTAAGCCTCAGGTATACGCGGGTCTGTTCCCGGTATCATCTGATGACTACGAAAGCTTCCGTGATGCACTTGGCAAACTGAGTCTGAACGATGCGTCTCTGTTCTATGAGCCAGAGAACTCAGCGGCACTTGGCTTTGGTTTCCGCTGTGGTTTCCTTGGTATGCTGCACATGGAGATCATTCAGGAGCGTCTGGAGCGTGAATACGATCTGGACCTGATCACCACAGCGCCTACCGTAGTGTATGAAGTTGAGCAGACCAACGGCGAAATCCTGTATGTGGACAGCCCGGCTAAGCTTCCTGCGGTAAACGACCTGCTGGAGATTCGTGAGCCGATTGCCCGCTGTAATATCCTGGTGCCTTCAGAGTACCTGGGTAACGTAATCACACTGTGTGTTGAGAAGCGTGGTGTTCAGGTGGATATGGTTTACCACGGCAATCAGGTAGCGGTAACCTACGACATTCCTATGGCTGAAGTGGTTCTGGACTTCTTTGACCGTGTTAAGTCCACTTCTCGTGGTTATGCTTCTCTGGATTACAACTTCCAGCGCTTTGAAGCTTCTAACATGGTTCGTGTTGATGTACTGCTTAACGGCGATACCGTTGATGCTCTTGCGATCATCACTCACAAAGACCAGGCACAATCGCGTGGCCGACTGCTGGTTGAGAAGATGAAAGAGTTCATCCCTCGCCAGATGTTTGATATCGCGATTCAGGCTGCAATCGGTAACCACATCATTGCACGTTCAACCGTTAAGCAGTTACGTAAGAACGTAATCGCGAAATGTTACGGTGGTGACGTAAGCCGTAAGAAGAAACTTCTGAAGAAGCAGAAAGAAGGTAAGAAACGTATGAAGCAGATCGGTAACGTTGAACTGCCACAAGAAGCGTTCCTTGCTATTCTTCATGTCGGCAAAGATTAA
- the lepB gene encoding signal peptidase I has product MANTFSLILVLVTLVTGIVWALEKLVWAKKREQKLADVQAQTNGLDGEVAAKVAAQPWWVENSVSIFPVIAFVLVLRSFIYEPFQIPSGSMMPTLLVGDFILVEKFSYGIKDPVFRSELVETGKPERGDIAVFKYPPQPNIDYIKRVVGMPGDTVVYSKKKELCIKPKGEASCKPVKLSNVVESEFVQRGIPLAQLDEKLGEVDHQILVNPLQIDNSALYKPRPGINEWVVPEGQYFVMGDNRDNSADSRFWGFVPEANLVGKAVGIWISFEFERGADSALPSWIPTGVRFSRIGGID; this is encoded by the coding sequence ATGGCTAATACATTCTCGCTCATTTTGGTCTTAGTTACCCTGGTGACTGGTATCGTCTGGGCTCTTGAGAAGCTTGTCTGGGCTAAAAAGCGTGAGCAAAAACTGGCGGATGTCCAGGCGCAGACAAACGGGCTTGATGGCGAAGTGGCAGCAAAAGTGGCTGCGCAGCCGTGGTGGGTGGAAAACAGCGTATCCATTTTCCCTGTTATCGCATTTGTTCTGGTGCTTCGTTCGTTTATTTATGAGCCGTTCCAGATCCCGTCAGGTTCAATGATGCCGACACTGCTTGTTGGTGATTTTATTCTGGTGGAGAAGTTCTCGTACGGTATTAAAGATCCGGTATTCCGCAGCGAGCTGGTTGAAACCGGTAAGCCTGAGCGTGGTGATATCGCGGTATTTAAATACCCGCCACAGCCAAACATTGACTACATCAAGCGTGTGGTCGGTATGCCGGGCGATACCGTTGTCTACAGCAAGAAAAAGGAACTTTGCATCAAGCCAAAGGGCGAAGCAAGCTGCAAGCCTGTGAAGCTGTCCAATGTTGTAGAAAGTGAGTTTGTTCAGCGCGGTATTCCTCTGGCTCAGCTGGATGAAAAACTGGGTGAAGTGGATCACCAGATTCTGGTCAATCCGCTGCAGATTGATAATTCGGCGCTGTATAAGCCCCGTCCCGGTATCAACGAGTGGGTTGTGCCGGAAGGTCAGTACTTTGTGATGGGTGATAACCGTGACAACAGTGCAGACAGCCGCTTCTGGGGCTTTGTTCCTGAAGCAAACCTTGTTGGCAAAGCAGTCGGTATTTGGATTAGCTTTGAGTTTGAACGTGGTGCAGACAGTGCACTGCCTTCTTGGATTCCTACTGGTGTGCGCTTTAGCCGCATCGGTGGCATAGATTAG
- the rnc gene encoding ribonuclease III — MTTPLTKLEKKLGYQFEDGQLINLALTHRSANSKHNERLEFLGDSILSFVIADDLYHRFPKVNEGDMSRMRATLVRGHTLAELGREFDLGEYLKLGPGELKSGGFRRDSILADAVEAIIGAIYLDSDIEKVREIILSWYQSRLEAIKPGVSQKDPKTRLQEFLQGRKKPLPVYTVANIKGEAHNQEFTISCDVAGVDKPVIGKGTSRRKAEQAAAELALERLTNG; from the coding sequence ATGACTACTCCATTAACAAAGTTAGAGAAGAAGCTTGGCTATCAGTTTGAAGATGGCCAGCTGATTAATCTGGCGCTGACACACCGCAGCGCCAACAGTAAACACAACGAACGTCTTGAGTTTCTGGGCGATTCAATTTTAAGTTTTGTCATTGCAGACGACCTTTACCACCGTTTCCCTAAGGTAAACGAAGGTGATATGAGCCGTATGCGTGCAACGCTCGTGCGTGGTCATACCCTTGCAGAGCTGGGTCGTGAATTCGACCTGGGAGAGTACTTAAAATTAGGTCCAGGTGAGCTGAAAAGTGGCGGTTTCCGTCGAGACTCCATTCTTGCGGATGCGGTTGAAGCGATTATCGGCGCGATTTATCTGGACAGCGATATTGAGAAGGTACGGGAAATTATTCTTTCCTGGTACCAGTCACGCCTTGAAGCTATCAAGCCGGGTGTATCGCAGAAAGACCCTAAAACCCGTCTGCAGGAATTCCTGCAGGGGCGTAAAAAGCCTCTGCCGGTTTACACTGTGGCTAATATTAAGGGTGAAGCACACAATCAGGAATTTACGATTTCGTGCGATGTAGCGGGTGTGGATAAACCTGTTATTGGTAAAGGCACCAGCCGCCGCAAGGCAGAACAAGCGGCTGCAGAATTAGCTCTGGAGCGACTGACCAATGGCTGA